A genomic region of Mitsuaria sp. 7 contains the following coding sequences:
- a CDS encoding GH1 family beta-glucosidase, with product MHANDANPAADTATFQSLIQSLPADFQWGSATSAAQIEGAAREDGKGESIWDRFCAQPGRIKDGSNIDVACDHYRRYPEDVKLMKWLGLEAYRFSFSWPRVQPLGRGAWNEAGFAFYDRLIDELLAAGIKPNATLYHWDLPQALDDSIGGLLSRDVVPLFAEYAAEIARRFGDRLSTIATLNEPWCSATLGYETAQFAPGHTSRAEAYQVSHHLLMMHGAAIQAMRAVGSKAQLGIVLNHTPSFPADPLSEDDRRAARIDDGTNVRWYMDPVFRGQYPADIVEHLGTDAPKIQEGDLALIQQPLDFLGINFYTRSVLNGQQQFVTPPGELGFTDMGWEIYPQALTQHLLRITREYTPPPIVITENGMANADSVVDGRVPDAARIAYLRGHLEALAQAVALGADVRGYFYWSLLDNFEWNSGYLKRFGLFHVDYASQERLAKDSAHWYRDAIAAFKAGR from the coding sequence CCGCAGATACCGCCACCTTCCAATCGCTGATCCAGTCGTTGCCTGCGGACTTCCAGTGGGGTTCCGCCACCAGCGCCGCGCAGATCGAGGGTGCTGCCCGCGAGGACGGGAAGGGCGAGTCGATCTGGGACCGTTTCTGCGCCCAGCCGGGCCGCATCAAGGACGGCTCCAACATCGACGTGGCCTGCGACCACTACCGCCGTTATCCCGAGGATGTGAAGCTGATGAAGTGGCTGGGGCTGGAGGCCTACCGCTTCTCGTTCTCGTGGCCGCGCGTGCAGCCGCTGGGACGCGGCGCGTGGAACGAGGCCGGCTTCGCGTTCTACGACCGGCTGATCGATGAACTGCTCGCCGCCGGGATCAAGCCGAACGCGACGCTCTATCACTGGGACCTGCCGCAGGCGCTGGACGATTCGATCGGCGGGCTGCTGTCGCGCGACGTGGTGCCGCTGTTCGCCGAGTACGCGGCCGAGATCGCGCGCCGCTTCGGCGACCGGTTGTCGACGATCGCCACGCTGAACGAGCCGTGGTGCTCGGCCACGCTGGGCTACGAGACCGCGCAGTTCGCGCCCGGCCACACCAGCCGCGCCGAGGCCTATCAGGTCTCGCACCACCTGCTGATGATGCACGGCGCCGCGATCCAGGCGATGCGTGCGGTGGGCTCCAAGGCGCAGCTCGGCATCGTGCTGAACCACACGCCCTCCTTCCCGGCCGATCCGCTCAGCGAGGACGACCGCCGCGCCGCGCGCATCGACGACGGCACCAACGTGCGCTGGTACATGGATCCGGTGTTCCGCGGCCAGTACCCGGCGGACATCGTCGAGCACCTCGGTACCGATGCGCCGAAGATCCAGGAGGGCGACCTCGCGCTGATCCAGCAGCCGCTGGACTTCCTCGGCATCAATTTCTACACGCGCAGCGTGCTCAACGGTCAGCAGCAGTTCGTGACGCCGCCGGGAGAACTCGGCTTCACCGACATGGGCTGGGAGATCTATCCGCAGGCGCTGACGCAGCATCTGCTGCGCATCACGCGCGAGTACACGCCGCCGCCTATCGTCATCACCGAGAACGGCATGGCCAACGCGGACAGCGTGGTGGACGGGCGCGTGCCGGACGCGGCGCGCATCGCCTACCTGCGCGGTCACCTGGAGGCGCTGGCGCAGGCGGTGGCGCTGGGCGCCGACGTGCGAGGCTATTTCTACTGGAGCCTGCTGGACAACTTCGAGTGGAACTCGGGCTACCTCAAGCGCTTCGGGCTGTTCCACGTCGACTACGCGTCGCAGGAGCGGCTGGCCAAGGACAGCGCGCACTGGTATCGGGACGCGATCGCGGCGTTCAAGGCCGGGCGTTGA
- the glk gene encoding glucokinase has protein sequence MRQGAKAAPARLLADVGATHVRFASQGGAADPLEHVARYVCQDFDTLADAIFYHLHREGLSTPRSCAIGIATAVTGDHVRMTNHHWSFSTRALQSALGADRLLVINDFTALALALPGIDPRSTRKVGGGEAVDGAARGLVGPGTGLGVSGLLPSEDGTSMVAVGGEGGHATLSSYDPEERAVLDLLHRRFGHVSAERAVSGPGLENLYTALAELRGLKLAPGEGRIAPAITAAALADESFSSDVVNMFCALLGDIAGHVALTLGARGGLYIGGGIVPRLGEWFDRSPFRARFETCGRLTSYLRAIPTFVVHEADQAPLLGASRALDREGLTH, from the coding sequence ATGAGACAGGGCGCGAAGGCGGCGCCGGCGCGTTTGCTGGCGGATGTGGGGGCGACGCACGTGCGCTTCGCCAGCCAGGGCGGCGCGGCGGATCCGCTGGAACACGTGGCGCGGTATGTCTGCCAGGACTTCGACACGCTGGCCGATGCGATCTTCTATCACCTGCATCGCGAGGGCCTGTCGACGCCGCGCAGCTGCGCGATCGGCATCGCGACGGCGGTCACCGGCGACCACGTCCGGATGACCAACCACCACTGGAGTTTCTCCACGCGCGCGCTGCAGTCGGCGCTCGGGGCCGACCGGCTGCTGGTGATCAACGACTTCACCGCGCTCGCGTTGGCGCTCCCGGGCATCGATCCGCGATCGACGCGCAAGGTCGGCGGCGGCGAGGCGGTCGACGGCGCGGCACGCGGGTTGGTCGGCCCGGGGACGGGGCTGGGCGTCTCGGGCCTGCTGCCGTCCGAGGACGGGACCTCGATGGTCGCCGTCGGGGGCGAGGGCGGGCATGCGACGCTCTCGTCCTACGATCCCGAGGAGCGCGCCGTGCTCGACCTGCTGCACCGGCGCTTCGGCCACGTGTCGGCGGAGCGCGCGGTGTCCGGTCCCGGTCTCGAAAACCTCTACACGGCGCTCGCCGAACTGCGCGGCCTCAAGCTCGCGCCCGGCGAAGGCCGCATCGCACCGGCCATCACGGCCGCGGCGCTCGCCGATGAATCCTTCAGCAGCGACGTCGTGAACATGTTCTGCGCGCTGCTCGGCGACATCGCCGGACATGTCGCGCTCACGCTCGGCGCGCGCGGCGGGCTCTACATCGGCGGCGGCATCGTGCCTCGCCTCGGCGAGTGGTTTGATCGCAGTCCGTTCCGGGCGCGCTTCGAAACCTGCGGTCGGCTGACCTCCTACCTGCGTGCCATCCCGACCTTCGTCGTCCACGAGGCGGATCAGGCGCCGCTGCTCGGCGCAAGCCGGGCGCTGGATCGGGAAGGGCTGACGCACTGA
- a CDS encoding M13 family metallopeptidase produces the protein MKNALRLTTLALLMQLGGFAMAAPPQSGLDLKGYDKTVRPQDDLFRAANGHWLSTTEIPADKSSYGAFHQLADLSDKRARSIIEDLSKKKAKAGTVEQKIGDYYAAYMNTAAIDKAGLAPVKPLLDSITAIQTREQLATWLGAQTGVVDLPVPLGIEADYQDPTINRLQTWQGGLGLPDRDYYLKKDDERLGKARGAYVDYLQKLAKAAGIADPAGSAQRVLALEERLAQVQWDKVELRDPQKTYNPMTPAELAQKAPGFDWNAFFTAASLPGLDKLSASQPSYLTGAAKILGEAPLDDLKLYLTFRAIDANASTLPKVYRDAHFAFHGAALTGAKSQLPRWQQAVGNVNGALGEAVGEVYVTRYFPAADKARMAELVNNLLASYKESIDKLSWMTPATKAQAQDKLSKYMVKIGYPDVWRDYAALTVKAGDPVGNNLRASIFEWKRQAAKASKPVDRREWLLTPQTVNAYYNPTLNEIVFPAAILQPPFYNTKADDAVNYGAIGAVIGHEISHGFDDQGSQFDGDGKLRNWWTDDDRKAFDAIGNRLVAQYEGYEPIAGKHLNGKLTLGENIADLSGLQIAYKAYLRSLGGKPAPVIDGYTGEQRFFMGWSQAWREKAREERKLQLLTIDPHSPPEFRANGAAVNHDGFHEAFKTKPGDKMFKSSEDRIRIW, from the coding sequence ATGAAGAATGCCCTCCGCCTCACCACCCTCGCCCTGCTGATGCAGCTGGGCGGCTTCGCGATGGCGGCACCGCCGCAATCGGGCCTGGACCTCAAGGGCTACGACAAGACCGTCCGCCCGCAGGACGACCTCTTCCGCGCCGCCAACGGCCACTGGCTCTCGACCACCGAGATCCCCGCGGACAAGTCCTCCTACGGTGCCTTCCATCAACTGGCGGACCTCTCGGACAAGCGCGCGCGTTCGATCATCGAGGACCTCTCGAAGAAGAAGGCCAAGGCCGGCACCGTCGAGCAGAAGATCGGCGACTACTACGCCGCCTACATGAACACCGCGGCGATCGACAAGGCCGGCCTCGCGCCGGTCAAGCCGCTGCTGGACAGCATCACCGCCATCCAGACGCGCGAACAGCTCGCGACCTGGCTGGGCGCGCAGACCGGCGTCGTCGACCTGCCGGTGCCGCTGGGCATCGAGGCCGACTACCAGGACCCCACCATCAACCGCCTGCAGACCTGGCAGGGCGGCCTGGGTCTGCCGGACCGCGACTATTACCTGAAGAAGGACGACGAGCGCCTGGGCAAGGCGCGCGGCGCCTATGTCGACTACCTGCAGAAGCTGGCCAAGGCCGCGGGCATCGCCGATCCGGCCGGCAGCGCGCAGCGCGTGCTGGCGCTCGAGGAACGTCTGGCGCAGGTGCAATGGGACAAGGTCGAGCTGCGCGATCCGCAGAAGACCTACAACCCGATGACGCCGGCCGAGCTGGCGCAGAAGGCGCCGGGCTTCGACTGGAACGCCTTCTTCACCGCGGCGTCTCTGCCGGGCCTGGACAAGCTGTCGGCCTCGCAGCCAAGCTACCTGACCGGCGCGGCGAAGATCCTGGGCGAGGCGCCGCTGGACGACCTCAAGCTCTACCTGACCTTCCGCGCGATCGACGCCAATGCCTCGACCCTGCCCAAGGTCTACCGCGACGCGCACTTCGCCTTCCACGGCGCGGCGCTGACCGGCGCGAAGAGCCAGCTGCCGCGCTGGCAGCAGGCCGTGGGCAACGTCAACGGCGCGCTGGGCGAAGCCGTCGGCGAGGTCTATGTCACCCGCTACTTCCCCGCGGCGGACAAGGCGCGGATGGCGGAGCTGGTCAACAACCTGCTGGCCTCGTACAAGGAGTCGATCGACAAGCTGAGCTGGATGACGCCGGCGACCAAGGCGCAGGCGCAGGACAAGCTGTCGAAGTACATGGTGAAGATCGGCTACCCGGACGTCTGGCGCGACTACGCTGCGCTGACCGTGAAGGCCGGCGACCCGGTGGGCAACAACCTGCGCGCATCGATCTTCGAATGGAAGCGCCAGGCCGCCAAGGCCAGCAAGCCGGTCGATCGCCGCGAGTGGCTGCTGACGCCGCAGACGGTCAATGCGTACTACAACCCGACGCTCAACGAGATCGTCTTCCCGGCCGCGATCCTTCAGCCGCCCTTCTACAACACGAAGGCGGACGACGCGGTGAACTACGGCGCCATCGGTGCCGTGATCGGGCATGAGATCAGCCACGGCTTCGACGACCAGGGCAGCCAGTTCGACGGTGACGGCAAGCTGCGCAACTGGTGGACCGACGACGACCGCAAGGCCTTCGACGCCATCGGCAACCGGCTGGTCGCCCAGTACGAAGGCTACGAGCCCATCGCCGGCAAGCACCTCAACGGCAAGCTGACGCTGGGCGAGAACATCGCCGACCTGTCCGGCCTGCAGATCGCCTACAAGGCCTACCTGCGCTCGCTGGGCGGCAAGCCGGCCCCGGTGATCGACGGCTACACGGGCGAGCAGCGCTTCTTCATGGGCTGGTCGCAGGCGTGGCGCGAGAAGGCGCGTGAGGAGCGCAAGCTGCAGCTGCTGACGATCGATCCGCACTCCCCGCCGGAGTTCCGCGCCAATGGTGCTGCCGTCAACCATGATGGCTTCCACGAGGCCTTCAAGACCAAGCCGGGCGACAAGATGTTCAAGTCCAGCGAGGACCGCATCCGGATCTGGTAA
- a CDS encoding DMT family transporter has protein sequence MSLSNPYAATVAMLFAAVSWGSLFLVGKPVLSRLDPVWFTAVRYLLAGIGMTLLVVFFGERPWAKLRAHWGTLTRYGVLGYGFFGILVLEGLKLSLPSHGAVLMATMPMTTLLLRWLLDGQRPGLGVAGAAVLALSGVILVSGVLGRTDGPPHMLLGDALTLLGTVGWVLYTRGAAKVPDLSPLEYTGLTAIAALPWQVAFALVATAGGWIAAPAWQDVTTVAPHLIYIAAVPTVAAVVAFNFGVRQLGASRGTLFLNGVPVSALLMSVALGQHPAMQEWIGAALVIAALTLSTRSPASAPRGTGTTTTGNGPTGKAEVKAAALAGTGGRCPAT, from the coding sequence ATGAGCCTCTCCAATCCCTATGCCGCCACCGTCGCGATGCTGTTCGCGGCGGTCTCGTGGGGCAGCCTGTTCCTCGTCGGCAAGCCGGTGCTGAGCCGGCTCGATCCCGTCTGGTTCACGGCGGTGCGCTACCTGCTCGCGGGCATCGGCATGACGCTGCTGGTCGTCTTCTTCGGCGAGCGGCCCTGGGCCAAGCTCCGCGCCCACTGGGGCACGCTGACGCGCTACGGCGTGCTGGGCTACGGCTTCTTCGGCATCCTCGTGCTGGAAGGGCTGAAGCTCTCGCTGCCCTCGCACGGCGCGGTGCTCATGGCCACGATGCCGATGACGACCCTCCTGCTGCGCTGGCTGCTCGACGGCCAGCGCCCGGGACTGGGCGTCGCCGGTGCGGCCGTGCTGGCGCTGAGCGGCGTCATCCTCGTCTCCGGCGTGCTGGGACGCACCGACGGTCCGCCGCACATGCTGCTGGGCGACGCGCTGACGCTGCTGGGCACGGTCGGCTGGGTGCTCTACACGCGGGGAGCGGCGAAGGTGCCGGACCTCAGCCCGCTCGAATACACCGGCCTGACCGCCATCGCCGCACTGCCGTGGCAGGTGGCGTTCGCGCTCGTCGCGACGGCCGGCGGCTGGATCGCCGCGCCCGCCTGGCAGGACGTGACGACCGTCGCGCCGCATCTGATCTACATCGCGGCGGTCCCCACGGTGGCCGCGGTGGTGGCCTTCAACTTCGGCGTACGGCAGCTGGGCGCCTCGCGCGGGACCCTGTTCCTGAACGGCGTGCCGGTCTCGGCGCTGCTGATGAGCGTCGCGCTGGGTCAGCATCCGGCCATGCAGGAATGGATAGGCGCGGCGCTCGTCATCGCGGCGCTCACGCTGAGCACGCGATCGCCGGCATCGGCACCGCGAGGCACGGGAACCACCACGACGGGAAACGGCCCCACCGGTAAAGCCGAGGTAAAGGCCGCAGCGCTGGCGGGTACCGGCGGGCGCTGCCCAGCCACTTGA
- a CDS encoding LysR family transcriptional regulator has product MELYQLKSFLAVVAERNLTRAAEKVFTSVPAVSAQIKALEEELGVQLFERSSRGMTLTSAGEKLAEEARRTLDAAQRLRHAAAQIRGDVQGVLRMSTVSDPISLRLGDVLVKLAERHPGIGLQLMQRLSLQSVQALRRGEVDCAYVLHDNEAAEGLVVNRLRRMELAIAVPRRFADREWPVSRDALLSLPWIGTPVVCGLRAAAERLFQSAGREPPHSLMAETESAVRGMVASGLGAAILRLDQAQAAVEAGELRIWPHWQDETWLCWLQKEGPEEHALTAVRELVEEVWRD; this is encoded by the coding sequence ATGGAGCTGTACCAGCTGAAGAGCTTTCTGGCCGTCGTGGCCGAACGCAACCTGACCCGCGCCGCGGAGAAGGTGTTCACGTCCGTGCCCGCCGTCAGCGCGCAGATCAAGGCGCTGGAGGAGGAACTCGGCGTCCAGCTGTTCGAGCGCAGCTCGCGCGGCATGACGCTGACGTCCGCCGGCGAGAAACTCGCCGAAGAAGCCCGCCGGACGCTGGACGCGGCGCAGCGCTTGCGGCACGCGGCCGCACAGATCCGCGGCGACGTGCAGGGCGTGCTCCGCATGAGCACCGTCAGCGATCCGATCTCGCTGCGCCTGGGCGACGTGCTGGTCAAGCTGGCGGAGCGGCATCCCGGCATCGGCCTGCAGCTGATGCAGCGCCTGTCGCTGCAGAGCGTGCAGGCGCTGCGCCGGGGCGAAGTGGATTGCGCCTACGTGCTCCACGACAACGAGGCGGCGGAAGGGCTCGTCGTCAATCGTCTGCGACGGATGGAGCTCGCCATCGCGGTGCCGCGCCGCTTCGCCGACCGCGAGTGGCCGGTCTCGCGGGACGCGCTGCTGTCGCTGCCCTGGATCGGCACACCGGTGGTCTGCGGGCTGCGCGCCGCGGCCGAACGGCTCTTCCAGAGTGCAGGCCGGGAACCGCCACACAGCCTGATGGCAGAGACCGAGTCCGCCGTGCGCGGCATGGTCGCGAGCGGCCTCGGGGCCGCGATTCTCCGGCTCGATCAGGCGCAGGCGGCCGTCGAGGCCGGCGAGCTCCGCATCTGGCCGCACTGGCAGGACGAGACCTGGCTGTGCTGGCTCCAGAAGGAGGGGCCCGAGGAGCATGCATTGACCGCCGTGCGCGAGTTGGTCGAGGAAGTCTGGCGGGACTGA
- a CDS encoding enoyl-CoA hydratase-related protein — METLQITTDARGVTRVMMNRPEVFNAFDEAMIADLDAAFARLGQDPAVRIVVLEGAGKAFSAGADLQWMKRASEATQEWNVEDARRFAGMLDRIARCPKPTIAKVHGVALGGGVGLTLACDIAVAAVGAQFAVSEARFGILPSVIGPYVINAVGPREARRLALTASRIPAAEALRIGMLHEVVESDAAGGLDGAVERWIAELLLNGPSAQAEIKTLFSRLEVGPVSAEVRELTAQTIARVRMGAEAKEGFAAFLAKRPAAWVPKKDASD; from the coding sequence GTGGAGACCCTGCAGATAACGACCGACGCTCGCGGCGTGACCCGCGTGATGATGAACCGGCCCGAGGTGTTCAACGCCTTCGACGAGGCCATGATCGCGGACCTCGATGCCGCTTTCGCGCGCCTCGGCCAGGATCCGGCCGTGCGGATCGTCGTGCTGGAAGGCGCCGGCAAGGCCTTCAGCGCCGGCGCCGATCTCCAATGGATGAAGCGCGCGTCCGAAGCGACGCAGGAATGGAATGTCGAGGACGCGCGGCGCTTTGCCGGCATGCTGGACCGCATCGCCCGCTGCCCGAAACCGACGATCGCCAAGGTCCACGGCGTGGCGCTGGGCGGCGGCGTCGGGCTGACGCTCGCCTGTGACATCGCGGTTGCCGCGGTCGGCGCGCAGTTCGCGGTCAGCGAGGCGCGCTTCGGCATCCTGCCGTCGGTGATCGGACCCTACGTGATCAACGCCGTCGGCCCGCGCGAGGCGCGCCGGCTCGCGTTGACCGCGAGCCGCATTCCTGCCGCCGAAGCCCTGAGGATCGGCATGCTGCATGAGGTCGTGGAAAGCGACGCGGCGGGCGGGCTCGATGGCGCTGTCGAACGCTGGATCGCGGAACTGCTACTGAACGGCCCTTCGGCGCAGGCGGAGATCAAAACCTTGTTCTCCCGACTCGAGGTGGGCCCGGTGAGCGCCGAGGTGCGCGAACTGACAGCACAGACCATCGCCCGCGTGCGCATGGGCGCCGAGGCGAAGGAGGGCTTCGCCGCGTTCCTCGCCAAGCGACCCGCCGCCTGGGTGCCGAAGAAGGACGCCTCGGACTGA
- a CDS encoding 3-hydroxyacyl-CoA dehydrogenase, producing the protein MTESKGSWRVATAEAEHATVAVIGAGVMGAGIAQVAAQAGHPVQLMDLREGAAAAAIAQIGKALDGLVTKGRMEAAEREAVMGRLAPAAATAELKDAALVIEVIVEKLEPKQALLRELDALLPPDALIASNTSSISITALANGMTTPRRLVGMHFFNPVPLMKLVEVVCGAETAPSAASAVEQLSRRWGKTPVRAKSTPGFIVNRIARPYYAETLALLQEQAGSHAQLDRALRSAGFRMGPCELMDLIGHDTNYLVTQSVFEANFGDKRYQPSLVQKALVDGGRLGRKSGKGFYNGIPAVTPPVAPVDEDVGAVTLAGQGVLVERLGDWMMTRGVAFERDPAADWQGVAMEGLQLHLTLGRCAAQLAHERHQPGLAVIDWPLSPDRIDGLAIAFAPRVDAESRARAEALLRHFGWEPLVLRDVPGLAVARTIAMLVNEGADAVWQGVCDEAGADTAMKLGVNYPAGPFEWLALLGATRVVDVLDGLFDAYRSERYRVSPLLRQRLWA; encoded by the coding sequence ATGACGGAATCGAAGGGATCCTGGCGCGTCGCGACGGCCGAGGCCGAGCACGCGACGGTGGCAGTGATAGGCGCCGGCGTGATGGGCGCGGGCATCGCGCAGGTGGCGGCGCAGGCCGGACACCCGGTCCAGTTGATGGACCTGCGCGAAGGCGCCGCCGCGGCGGCGATCGCGCAGATCGGAAAGGCGCTCGATGGACTGGTGACGAAGGGCCGCATGGAGGCGGCCGAGCGCGAGGCGGTGATGGGGCGGCTCGCCCCTGCCGCCGCGACGGCGGAACTGAAGGACGCGGCGCTCGTGATCGAGGTGATCGTCGAGAAGCTCGAACCGAAGCAGGCGCTGCTTCGGGAGCTCGACGCGCTGCTGCCGCCCGACGCGCTGATCGCGTCCAACACCTCGTCGATCAGCATCACCGCGCTGGCCAACGGGATGACGACGCCCCGCCGTCTGGTGGGCATGCACTTCTTCAATCCGGTGCCGCTGATGAAGCTCGTCGAGGTCGTCTGCGGCGCGGAGACGGCGCCGTCTGCCGCATCGGCGGTCGAACAGCTGTCACGCCGCTGGGGAAAGACGCCAGTGCGCGCGAAGTCAACGCCAGGGTTCATCGTGAACCGCATCGCGCGCCCGTATTACGCCGAGACGCTGGCCTTGCTCCAGGAGCAGGCCGGCTCACACGCGCAATTGGACCGCGCGCTGCGCAGCGCCGGCTTCCGCATGGGGCCTTGCGAGTTGATGGACCTGATCGGGCACGACACCAATTACCTGGTGACGCAGTCGGTGTTCGAGGCCAACTTCGGCGACAAGCGCTATCAGCCGTCGCTGGTGCAGAAGGCGCTGGTCGACGGCGGCCGGCTGGGACGCAAGTCCGGCAAGGGCTTCTACAACGGCATACCCGCCGTGACGCCGCCGGTCGCCCCCGTCGACGAGGATGTCGGCGCGGTGACGCTGGCGGGGCAGGGCGTGCTGGTCGAACGGCTGGGCGACTGGATGATGACGCGCGGCGTCGCGTTCGAGCGGGATCCGGCGGCGGACTGGCAGGGCGTGGCGATGGAAGGTCTGCAGTTGCACCTCACCCTGGGACGTTGCGCCGCTCAACTGGCGCATGAGCGCCACCAGCCCGGTCTGGCAGTGATCGACTGGCCGTTGTCGCCGGATCGCATCGACGGCCTGGCCATCGCCTTTGCGCCGCGCGTCGATGCCGAGTCGCGGGCACGTGCGGAGGCGCTGCTGCGTCATTTCGGCTGGGAGCCGCTGGTGCTGCGCGACGTGCCTGGACTCGCGGTCGCGCGGACGATCGCGATGCTCGTCAACGAAGGCGCGGATGCGGTCTGGCAAGGCGTCTGCGACGAGGCCGGCGCCGACACGGCGATGAAGCTCGGCGTCAACTATCCGGCGGGTCCTTTCGAATGGCTGGCGTTGCTCGGCGCGACGAGGGTCGTCGACGTGCTGGACGGACTCTTCGATGCGTATCGCAGCGAGCGCTACCGCGTCAGCCCGCTGCTTCGGCAGCGTCTGTGGGCCTGA
- a CDS encoding IclR family transcriptional regulator C-terminal domain-containing protein, with protein sequence MTAIQAVIPAPDAEVRTGPLKRDLVAGLEKGLAVIEAFDQERPRLTISEVAGRTGLTRAAARRYLLTLTHLGFVSQDRKMFALTPKVLRLGQSYMHSARLPRIIEPELHKLAYAMKEASSAGVLDGNDVICISATSAGRVVSPTLQPGTRVPAYCTGNGRVLLAAQPQAEVDAFIARQELTALTPHTITHPERLRIEIARARAQGYALIDQELEQGLRSVAVPLKNYKGDTVAAMAISVHATRMSMEQMVEHCLPPLLQAQAHLRMLL encoded by the coding sequence TTGACCGCGATCCAAGCGGTCATCCCCGCCCCTGACGCTGAAGTCCGGACCGGTCCGCTGAAGCGCGACCTGGTCGCCGGCCTGGAAAAGGGCCTGGCCGTGATCGAAGCCTTCGATCAGGAACGCCCCAGACTGACCATCAGCGAAGTCGCCGGCCGTACCGGCCTGACCCGCGCGGCAGCCCGCCGCTACCTGCTGACGCTGACCCACCTGGGCTTCGTGTCGCAGGACCGCAAGATGTTTGCGCTGACCCCGAAGGTGCTCCGCCTGGGCCAGAGCTACATGCACTCCGCCCGCCTGCCGCGCATCATCGAACCCGAGCTGCACAAGCTGGCGTATGCGATGAAGGAAGCCTCGTCGGCTGGCGTGCTGGACGGCAACGACGTGATCTGCATCTCGGCGACGAGCGCGGGCCGCGTGGTCTCCCCGACGCTGCAGCCGGGCACCCGCGTGCCGGCCTACTGCACCGGCAACGGCCGCGTGCTGCTGGCGGCGCAGCCCCAGGCGGAAGTCGACGCCTTCATCGCCCGGCAGGAACTGACCGCGCTGACGCCGCACACGATCACGCATCCGGAACGCCTGCGCATCGAGATCGCCCGCGCCCGTGCCCAAGGCTACGCGCTGATCGATCAGGAACTGGAGCAAGGCCTGCGCTCGGTGGCGGTGCCGCTGAAGAACTACAAGGGCGACACCGTCGCCGCGATGGCCATCAGCGTTCACGCGACCCGCATGAGCATGGAACAGATGGTCGAGCACTGCCTGCCGCCGCTGCTGCAGGCGCAAGCGCACCTGCGCATGCTGCTCTGA
- the pcaF gene encoding 3-oxoadipyl-CoA thiolase yields MHAFICDAQRTPFGRYGGALSSIRADDLGAMPIQALMARHPSLDWEALDDLFYGCANQAGEDNRNVARMSALLAGLPISVPGVTLNRLCGSGMDAVGSAARAIRAGEAHLLIAGGVESMSRAPFVVPKAESAFSRANAIYDTTIGWRFINPKMKAQYGVDAMPETAENVAVDFGIAREAQDRMALASQTKALAAQRSGFFDAEICPVTIPQKKGDAVVVSQDEHPRETSLEALARLKGVVRPDGSVTAGNASGVNDGSCALLMASEAAVARHGLTPRVRVLGMATAGVAPRIMGIGPAPAARKVLAQVGLTLDQMDVIELNEAFAAQGLAVLRDLGLQDDDPRVNPNGGAIALGHPLGASGARLVTTAINQLHRIQGRYALCTMCIGVGQGIAIVVERV; encoded by the coding sequence ATGCACGCCTTCATCTGCGATGCGCAGCGCACCCCTTTCGGGCGTTACGGCGGCGCCCTGTCGTCCATCCGCGCGGACGATCTGGGGGCAATGCCCATCCAGGCCTTGATGGCGCGCCACCCGTCGCTGGATTGGGAAGCGCTGGATGACCTGTTCTACGGCTGCGCAAACCAAGCCGGTGAAGACAACCGCAACGTCGCGCGCATGTCCGCGCTGCTGGCGGGCTTGCCGATCAGCGTGCCCGGCGTGACGCTGAACCGGCTCTGCGGCTCCGGCATGGACGCCGTCGGAAGCGCCGCACGTGCGATCCGGGCCGGCGAAGCCCACCTTCTGATCGCCGGGGGCGTCGAGAGCATGAGCCGCGCCCCCTTCGTCGTGCCGAAGGCGGAGTCCGCCTTCTCCCGCGCCAACGCCATCTACGACACGACCATCGGCTGGCGCTTCATCAATCCGAAGATGAAGGCCCAGTACGGCGTGGACGCGATGCCGGAGACGGCCGAGAACGTCGCCGTCGACTTCGGCATCGCACGCGAAGCGCAGGACCGCATGGCGCTGGCCAGCCAGACCAAGGCGCTGGCAGCGCAGCGCAGCGGCTTCTTCGACGCCGAGATCTGTCCGGTCACGATTCCGCAGAAGAAGGGTGACGCCGTCGTCGTGAGCCAGGACGAACATCCCCGCGAGACCAGCCTGGAGGCGCTGGCCAGGCTCAAGGGCGTCGTCCGACCGGACGGTAGCGTGACTGCCGGCAACGCGTCCGGCGTCAACGACGGCAGTTGCGCGTTGCTGATGGCCAGCGAGGCGGCGGTCGCCCGGCACGGCCTGACGCCGCGGGTGCGCGTGCTCGGCATGGCGACGGCCGGCGTCGCGCCACGCATCATGGGCATCGGCCCCGCGCCGGCGGCGCGCAAGGTCCTGGCCCAGGTCGGTCTGACCCTGGACCAGATGGACGTCATCGAATTGAACGAAGCCTTCGCCGCCCAGGGACTGGCGGTACTGCGCGACCTCGGCCTGCAGGATGACGACCCGCGCGTGAATCCCAACGGCGGCGCCATCGCGCTGGGCCATCCGCTGGGCGCAAGCGGCGCGCGGCTGGTCACGACGGCCATCAATCAGCTCCACCGCATCCAGGGCCGCTACGCGCTGTGCACGATGTGCATCGGCGTGGGTCAAGGCATCGCGATCGTCGTCGAGCGCGTCTGA